One window of the Archangium primigenium genome contains the following:
- a CDS encoding N-acetylmuramoyl-L-alanine amidase-like domain-containing protein, with protein sequence MTLAVLVATLLAQAPVAAPVSTPPVLPPHLNARVPTGWTSLSERERAEVIAGDAGLTLPERLLRVSERFLGTPYVHSPLGEGQGVDPDPSFRLDAVDCLTFVEQTLAMSLARADTEVAGLLERLRYANAPTYEERNHLMEAQWLPNNQRKGFLLDVTRTLGGEDTVRVRKTLTAQSWKSPSSLSLGLPRERQVEGTFELDMIPLERVMAHARQVPSGSILVVLREDMPYKATRITHLGFVVQKGKRTWLRHARRGADGAGRVVDEDLESFLARNAKYDKWRVTGVSLFEVLAPAPARGAWVHSE encoded by the coding sequence GTGACCCTCGCCGTCCTGGTGGCCACGCTGCTCGCGCAGGCCCCGGTGGCCGCGCCCGTCTCGACGCCGCCCGTGCTGCCGCCCCATCTCAATGCCCGGGTCCCCACGGGCTGGACGTCGCTCAGCGAGCGCGAGCGCGCGGAGGTCATCGCCGGGGACGCGGGCCTGACCCTGCCCGAGCGACTCTTGCGCGTGAGCGAGCGCTTCCTCGGCACCCCGTACGTGCACTCGCCCCTGGGCGAGGGGCAGGGGGTGGACCCGGATCCCTCCTTCCGCCTGGACGCGGTGGACTGCCTCACCTTCGTGGAGCAGACGCTGGCCATGAGCCTGGCGCGGGCGGACACCGAGGTGGCCGGGCTGCTCGAGCGCCTGCGCTACGCGAACGCGCCCACCTACGAGGAGCGCAACCACCTCATGGAGGCCCAGTGGCTGCCCAACAACCAGCGCAAGGGCTTCCTGCTGGACGTGACGCGGACCCTGGGGGGCGAGGACACCGTGCGGGTGCGCAAGACGCTCACCGCGCAGTCCTGGAAGTCGCCGTCCTCGCTGTCCCTGGGCCTGCCCCGCGAGCGCCAGGTGGAGGGCACGTTCGAGCTGGACATGATTCCGCTGGAGCGGGTGATGGCCCACGCCCGGCAGGTGCCCTCCGGGAGCATCCTCGTCGTGCTGCGCGAGGACATGCCCTACAAGGCCACGCGCATCACCCACCTGGGCTTCGTGGTGCAGAAGGGCAAGCGCACGTGGCTGCGGCACGCGCGGCGCGGCGCGGACGGCGCCGGCCGGGTGGTGGACGAGGACCTGGAGAGCTTCCTCGCGCGCAACGCGAAGTACGACAAGTGGAGGGTCACCGGGGTGAGCCTCTTCGAGGTCCTGGCGCCCGCGCCCGCGCGCGGGGCCTGGGTCCACTCGGAGTGA
- a CDS encoding HEAT repeat domain-containing protein, with protein MPSSTPVRLPPVRLLLVLSLAAPLAHAAPPSAQKRMERRSVTEDLVQDVLEGRIAVPAAISRLRTQREEAYAVQLLERRMSMILEPRRLRDVTAVVAGLETRPAEPLLLRLVGHEDGAVRMYAAQGLGKLRSRRVDVLLPLLEDKSLGARREAARALGASRDPRVGAPLVEAARQESDMQTRVMMLEAAGATGDKKQGPALKGFLDDSSETTRFAAARGLCLLGAPEGFAFARKLLASEDKHVRRQGLALYEGVPEKQAGEALRPLLEDKDRALAAGAARILSQGGDKKMLPWLVLASWNANGTEKLVYEKELETLQLADDQRKAILRAAGVAGATK; from the coding sequence TTGCCATCCTCCACCCCCGTGCGACTTCCCCCCGTCCGTCTGCTCCTCGTGTTGTCCCTGGCCGCGCCGCTCGCGCACGCCGCCCCCCCGTCGGCCCAGAAGCGCATGGAGCGCCGGTCGGTCACCGAGGACCTGGTGCAGGACGTGCTCGAGGGGCGCATCGCCGTGCCCGCGGCCATCTCGCGCCTGCGCACCCAGCGCGAGGAGGCCTACGCGGTGCAACTCCTCGAGCGTCGGATGTCGATGATCCTCGAGCCGCGGCGCCTGCGGGACGTGACGGCGGTGGTGGCGGGGCTGGAGACGCGCCCGGCCGAGCCCCTGCTGCTGCGGCTGGTGGGCCACGAGGATGGCGCGGTGCGCATGTACGCGGCGCAGGGCCTGGGCAAGCTGCGCTCGCGGCGCGTGGACGTGCTGCTGCCGCTCCTGGAGGACAAGTCGCTCGGGGCGCGCCGGGAGGCGGCGCGGGCCCTGGGCGCCAGCCGGGACCCCCGGGTGGGCGCCCCCCTGGTGGAGGCGGCACGCCAGGAGTCCGACATGCAGACGCGCGTGATGATGCTGGAGGCGGCCGGGGCCACGGGCGACAAGAAGCAGGGGCCCGCCCTCAAGGGCTTCCTCGACGACAGCTCGGAGACCACCCGCTTCGCCGCCGCCCGGGGCCTGTGCCTGTTGGGCGCCCCCGAGGGCTTCGCCTTCGCCCGGAAGCTGCTCGCCAGCGAGGACAAGCACGTGCGCCGCCAGGGCCTGGCGCTCTACGAGGGCGTGCCGGAGAAGCAGGCGGGCGAGGCGCTGCGGCCGCTGCTCGAGGACAAGGACCGCGCGCTCGCGGCGGGCGCGGCCCGCATCCTCTCGCAGGGCGGGGACAAGAAGATGCTGCCCTGGCTCGTGCTCGCCTCGTGGAACGCCAACGGCACGGAGAAGCTCGTCTACGAGAAGGAGCTGGAGACGCTCCAGCTCGCGGATGACCAGCGCAAGGCCATCCTGCGCGCGGCGGGCGTGGCGGGGGCGACGAAGTGA
- a CDS encoding response regulator, with amino-acid sequence MGDRIKVLLVEDDGDSRELLAELLEPDFDVITAVDGVSGLQAFENDHPDVVITDESLPRMCGTALAQEVKNREPRTGVVLVSGYSNVDAGCCDEVLRKPVDVERLSDVIGRLGEAARH; translated from the coding sequence ATGGGTGACCGGATCAAGGTACTGCTGGTGGAAGATGATGGAGACAGCCGGGAGCTCCTCGCGGAGCTGCTCGAGCCGGACTTCGACGTCATCACCGCGGTGGATGGCGTCTCGGGGCTGCAGGCCTTCGAGAACGACCACCCGGACGTGGTCATCACCGACGAGTCCCTGCCCCGGATGTGCGGCACGGCCTTGGCCCAGGAGGTCAAGAACCGCGAGCCGCGAACGGGCGTGGTGTTGGTGTCCGGATATTCGAACGTGGACGCTGGATGCTGTGACGAGGTCCTGCGCAAGCCCGTGGATGTCGAGCGTTTGTCAGACGTCATCGGAAGGCTCGGGGAAGCGGCCAGGCACTGA
- a CDS encoding DUF4398 domain-containing protein has translation MKRLLAVVAVAGALCGCGPVKSTSHLLDAEVQIQAARTAGAEKLAPYEWTAANLYIHKAREEVGFSDYQAGVDFSVKASRFATEAREKALSVANESIDNAESQSLPTPSP, from the coding sequence ATGAAGCGACTCCTGGCAGTGGTGGCTGTGGCGGGCGCCCTGTGCGGCTGCGGCCCCGTGAAGTCCACCTCGCACCTGCTGGACGCCGAGGTGCAGATCCAGGCGGCCCGCACCGCGGGCGCCGAGAAGCTGGCCCCCTACGAGTGGACGGCCGCCAACCTCTACATCCACAAGGCGCGCGAGGAGGTCGGCTTCTCCGACTACCAGGCGGGCGTGGACTTCTCCGTGAAGGCCTCGCGCTTCGCCACCGAGGCCCGGGAGAAGGCGCTCTCCGTGGCCAACGAGAGCATCGACAACGCCGAGTCCCAGAGCCTGCCCACCCCCAGCCCCTGA
- a CDS encoding HPF/RaiA family ribosome-associated protein, producing MKVLMRGIHLSLTDSLRDYANGHLVEPIAKFVDSEAAEIDIALKDVNGPKGGVDQECRVTVRMPGFPSVNITETAETMFAAIDLARDRLVNAVKRMVEKRQDASPDGLPYDVRL from the coding sequence ATGAAGGTGTTGATGCGCGGGATCCATTTGAGCCTGACGGATTCGCTGCGGGACTACGCCAATGGGCACCTGGTGGAGCCCATCGCCAAGTTCGTCGACAGCGAGGCGGCGGAGATCGATATCGCCCTCAAGGACGTCAACGGGCCCAAGGGGGGTGTGGACCAGGAGTGCCGGGTGACGGTGCGCATGCCGGGCTTCCCGTCCGTGAATATCACCGAGACGGCGGAGACCATGTTCGCCGCCATCGACCTGGCGCGCGACCGGCTGGTCAACGCGGTCAAGCGCATGGTGGAGAAGCGCCAGGACGCGAGCCCCGACGGGCTGCCGTACGACGTTCGCCTGTAG